The following are encoded together in the Meleagris gallopavo isolate NT-WF06-2002-E0010 breed Aviagen turkey brand Nicholas breeding stock unplaced genomic scaffold, Turkey_5.1 ChrUn_random_7180001878028, whole genome shotgun sequence genome:
- the LOC104916241 gene encoding B-cell receptor-associated protein 31-like encodes MRLFRAQRNLYLAGFALLLSFLLRRLVTLISQQALLGASSQAFRKQAEGASQAARRYMEDNEALRKQLQEAGDDSTPPSRAENENLKAKVEKLKEELAASKRTLEKAENEVQAMRRQAEGLTREYDRLLEQHARLQVLGGTGSTGRGTRVAAGWIGGAGCGIGVAGCDRKGSERTERQQNKRHPSYWGRDWE; translated from the exons ATGCGGCTCTTCCGTGCCCAACGCAACCTCTACCTGGCCGGCTTTGCGCTGCTGCTCTCCTT CCTGCTGAGGCGTTTGGTCACCCTGATCTCGCAGCAAGCGTTGCTGGGGGCCTCCAGCCAAGCATTCCGCAAGCAGGCGGAGGGGGCGAGCCAGGCAGCACGGCGTTACATGGAGGACAACGAGGCGTTGCGCAAG CAACTGCAAGAGGCAGGAGACGACTCGACCCCCCCCAGCAGGGCTGAGAATGAGAACCTGAAGGCGAAAGTGGAGAAACTGAAGGAGGAGCTGGCAGCCAGCAAGCGCA CTCTGGAGAAGGCGGAGAATGAAGTGCAGGCCATGCGGCGGCAGGCAGAGGGGCTGACGCGGGAGTACGACcggctgctggagcagcacgcGCGGCTGCAGgtactgggagggactggaaGCACTGGGAGAGGGACGAGGGTGGCAGCGGGATGGATTGGGGGTGCTGGGTGCGGGATTGGGGTCGCAGGGTGTGATAGGAAAGGGTCTGAGCGCACCGAGAGACAGCAGAATAAACGGCATCCAAGTTACTGGGGGAGGGACTGGGAG